From Sodalis glossinidius str. 'morsitans', the proteins below share one genomic window:
- the flhB gene encoding flagellar biosynthesis protein FlhB yields MAEESDLEKSEAPTPHRLQKARKEGQVPRSKELVSWLMLLSGWSLLWLAGGHLAQGMGLMLESGLTFSFHINGDRHWLLAQFSGLVRQALLACAPLILGVTLVAAGAPMLIGGVMFSSKAVSLDLKRLNPFSGLKRLFSMQMIAEFIKTLFKVCLVGGACGTALWFVWPRMTQLAQGAPHRVMAESLSLISQCVLVIILALIPVVGFDILYQLFSHMKKLRMSRHDIREEYKEQEGDPQLKSLIRQRQRQQAQQRMMQDVAKADVVILNPTHYAVALKYEQMRMTTPRLLAKGAGAVALNIRQRAEQHRIPTLVAPPLARALFRHCEIGSAIPVALYGAVAEVLAWVYGLRRWRKQGGLRPRQPGNLTVPKAMDCAKGSIFNGKPGS; encoded by the coding sequence GTGGCCGAAGAAAGCGATCTGGAAAAAAGCGAGGCGCCCACCCCTCACCGGCTACAAAAAGCACGCAAAGAAGGCCAGGTCCCGCGTTCCAAAGAATTGGTGTCATGGCTGATGTTGCTGTCGGGCTGGAGCCTGTTATGGCTGGCGGGGGGGCATCTTGCCCAGGGTATGGGACTGATGCTGGAAAGCGGACTGACGTTTAGTTTCCACATCAACGGCGATCGGCACTGGCTGCTGGCGCAATTTTCCGGTCTGGTGCGTCAGGCCTTGCTGGCGTGCGCACCGTTGATCCTCGGCGTGACGCTGGTCGCCGCCGGTGCACCGATGTTGATAGGCGGCGTGATGTTTAGCAGCAAAGCCGTCAGCCTGGATCTCAAACGGTTGAACCCCTTTAGCGGGTTGAAACGGTTGTTTTCTATGCAGATGATTGCCGAATTTATCAAGACGCTATTTAAAGTTTGCCTGGTGGGCGGCGCCTGCGGCACCGCGTTGTGGTTTGTCTGGCCGCGGATGACACAGCTGGCGCAGGGCGCACCTCACAGGGTGATGGCTGAAAGCCTGTCGCTCATCAGCCAGTGTGTATTGGTGATAATCCTGGCCCTCATCCCTGTGGTGGGGTTCGACATTCTGTATCAGTTATTCAGCCATATGAAAAAACTGCGGATGTCGCGTCATGATATCCGCGAAGAATACAAAGAACAGGAAGGCGATCCGCAACTGAAAAGCCTGATTCGTCAGCGCCAGCGCCAACAGGCGCAGCAGCGGATGATGCAGGATGTGGCGAAGGCCGATGTCGTCATCCTCAACCCGACACATTATGCGGTGGCGCTGAAATATGAACAAATGCGTATGACCACGCCGCGGTTATTGGCGAAAGGGGCCGGCGCCGTCGCGCTGAATATCCGCCAGCGGGCGGAGCAGCATCGGATTCCGACTCTGGTGGCGCCGCCGCTGGCCCGGGCTCTGTTTCGGCACTGCGAGATAGGCAGCGCTATTCCGGTGGCGCTCTATGGCGCCGTGGCGGAAGTGCTGGCTTGGGTATATGGCTTGCGTCGCTGGCGCAAACAAGGGGGATTGCGGCCCCGTCAACCGGGCAACCTCACGGTACCGAAAGCAATGGATTGTGCAAAAGGGAGTATTTTTAATGGTAAACCTGGTAGCTAA
- the flhA gene encoding flagellar biosynthesis protein FlhA — MVNLVAKLHLTDFSQTRWQIFAGPIVIIMILSMMILPLPPFALDLFFTFNIVLSIMILLVAMFTQRTLDFAAFPTVLLFSTLLRLALNVASARVILLHGHRGEAAAGQVIDAFGHFLVGGNFAIGIVVFAILVIINFMVITKGAGRIAEVGARFVLDGMPGKQMAIDADLNAGLIGEEEAKQRRAEVTQEADFYGSMDGASKFVRGDAIAGLLIMAINLIGGLLVGVLQHGMDLGRAGDTYTLLTIGDGLVAQIPALVISTAAGVIVTRVATHQDVGEQMVSQLFNNPRVMMLSAAVIGLLGLVPGMPNVVFLLFTLLLLGIAWLLRHHTVMRGEATAGGAPRDNPAPETRQNEEASWDDVQTEDTLGLEVGYRLIPMVDSGQGAELLKRIRGIRKKFAREMGYLPPVVHIRDNLEIPPTHYRILLHGVEIGCGDTYPECWMAINPGSANDTLPGDPCQEPAFGLPAVWIDQVLCDEAKALGYTVVDASTVVATHFNQLLMQHAEELFGRQETQQLLEHLGREMPKLTEDLIPDVLSLTTLHKVLQNLLAEQVSIRDMRSIVECLAEHAPQQNDVDMLTSLVRHKLARAITQRWFPGTGDIQVIGLEVVLEQVLIQAVQNGGALEPGVADRLLVQAERALQRQLALGAPTVLLVNPILRAMLSRFLRRSLPQLTVLASTEIADNRPVRFNTMIGAAVD; from the coding sequence ATGGTAAACCTGGTAGCTAAACTGCATTTAACCGATTTCAGCCAGACCAGGTGGCAAATCTTTGCGGGCCCGATCGTCATCATCATGATTTTGTCGATGATGATCCTGCCCTTGCCCCCCTTCGCCCTGGACCTCTTTTTTACCTTCAATATCGTGCTATCGATAATGATCCTGCTGGTGGCGATGTTTACGCAGCGCACCCTCGATTTTGCCGCTTTTCCCACAGTGTTGTTATTTTCCACCCTGTTGAGGTTGGCGCTCAATGTGGCGTCGGCGCGGGTTATTCTGCTGCACGGGCATCGGGGGGAAGCGGCGGCGGGGCAGGTTATCGACGCGTTCGGTCATTTTCTGGTGGGTGGCAACTTTGCGATCGGTATTGTGGTGTTCGCCATTCTGGTGATTATCAATTTTATGGTAATTACCAAAGGGGCCGGACGTATAGCGGAAGTCGGCGCACGCTTTGTGTTGGACGGGATGCCGGGCAAGCAGATGGCTATCGACGCTGATTTGAACGCCGGGCTTATCGGCGAAGAAGAAGCCAAACAGCGGCGTGCGGAAGTGACACAAGAGGCGGATTTTTACGGCTCTATGGACGGCGCCAGTAAATTCGTCCGCGGTGACGCTATCGCCGGTTTATTGATCATGGCCATCAACTTGATTGGCGGCTTGTTGGTCGGCGTCTTGCAGCACGGCATGGATCTCGGCCGCGCGGGAGATACCTACACGCTGTTGACCATTGGCGACGGGTTGGTAGCGCAAATACCGGCGCTGGTCATCTCGACCGCCGCCGGCGTTATTGTCACGCGCGTGGCCACCCATCAGGACGTGGGTGAGCAGATGGTCAGCCAGTTGTTCAACAATCCCCGGGTCATGATGCTCTCCGCCGCGGTGATCGGTTTGCTGGGACTGGTGCCGGGGATGCCGAATGTCGTCTTTCTGTTATTCACATTGCTGCTGCTCGGCATCGCGTGGCTGCTGCGCCATCATACGGTGATGCGGGGGGAAGCGACGGCGGGGGGCGCGCCGAGGGATAATCCGGCGCCGGAAACCCGGCAAAACGAGGAAGCAAGCTGGGACGACGTGCAGACTGAGGATACCCTCGGATTAGAGGTAGGCTATCGGCTGATCCCGATGGTGGATAGCGGTCAGGGAGCGGAACTGTTAAAGCGCATACGGGGGATCCGCAAAAAATTCGCCCGTGAAATGGGTTATCTGCCGCCGGTGGTACATATTCGCGATAATTTAGAAATACCACCGACCCACTACCGCATCTTATTGCACGGAGTGGAAATCGGCTGCGGGGATACCTATCCCGAGTGCTGGATGGCCATCAATCCCGGTAGCGCCAACGATACGCTGCCGGGCGACCCGTGTCAGGAACCCGCGTTTGGCCTGCCGGCTGTATGGATAGACCAGGTACTGTGCGATGAGGCCAAGGCGCTGGGGTATACCGTGGTGGATGCTAGCACGGTGGTCGCGACACATTTCAACCAGTTGCTCATGCAGCATGCCGAGGAGCTGTTTGGCCGCCAGGAAACGCAGCAATTGCTGGAGCATTTGGGTCGTGAAATGCCCAAGCTTACCGAGGATTTGATCCCGGATGTGCTCTCGCTCACGACGTTGCATAAAGTCTTGCAAAATTTGCTGGCTGAACAGGTTTCGATCCGCGATATGCGCTCGATAGTGGAGTGTCTGGCGGAACATGCGCCGCAGCAAAACGATGTAGACATGTTAACCAGTCTGGTACGCCATAAATTGGCCCGCGCCATTACCCAACGCTGGTTTCCCGGTACAGGGGATATTCAGGTCATTGGCCTGGAGGTGGTTTTGGAGCAGGTGCTGATACAGGCGGTACAAAACGGCGGCGCGCTAGAGCCTGGCGTGGCGGATCGGTTGCTGGTCCAGGCCGAACGGGCGCTGCAGCGGCAGCTGGCACTGGGGGCGCCGACGGTTCTGCTGGTCAATCCGATTCTGCGCGCCATGCTTTCACGCTTTTTGCGCCGCTCACTGCCGCAGCTGACCGTGTTGGCCAGTACCGAAATCGCCGACAACCGGCCGGTGCGCTTTAATACGATGATTGGAGCGGCGGTTGACTAA
- a CDS encoding flagellar protein FlhE: MAHSITGTAPPPGFSLMLCGKERYVRLHTLVGQGTGLVGARGPFYFVYRYTPDGKSSPLEVSQQLTVDFT; this comes from the coding sequence TTGGCACATTCGATTACGGGTACCGCGCCGCCGCCTGGATTTAGCCTGATGCTGTGCGGTAAGGAGCGCTACGTACGGCTGCACACGCTTGTCGGGCAGGGCACTGGCTTGGTGGGCGCGCGCGGACCCTTTTATTTTGTTTATCGCTATACGCCGGATGGAAAATCATCGCCGCTCGAGGTATCGCAGCAGCTCACGGTTGATTTTACCTGA
- a CDS encoding flagella synthesis protein FlgN, whose protein sequence is MDNLTLALRQLDQALDKLGQILQAEYQLLMAVPLQPVALQGVTHDKSQQLSAVAYYDALRQRAEVNCGLRAPYACHPDLDDLWALIQARTRDLHELNQRNGVSLEAQMAHVRSLSSAIKALAPQQMFYCADGASHHGMRLQNLDINA, encoded by the coding sequence ATGGATAATCTGACGCTTGCGTTACGCCAGCTCGACCAGGCGCTTGATAAACTCGGTCAGATACTGCAGGCGGAGTATCAATTACTGATGGCTGTGCCCCTGCAGCCCGTTGCACTACAGGGCGTTACCCATGACAAAAGTCAGCAGCTTAGCGCGGTAGCCTATTACGATGCGCTGCGCCAGCGGGCTGAAGTTAACTGCGGATTGCGGGCGCCTTATGCATGCCATCCCGATCTGGACGACCTGTGGGCGCTGATCCAGGCCCGAACCCGGGATCTGCATGAGCTGAATCAACGCAACGGGGTGAGCCTTGAAGCACAAATGGCGCATGTCCGTTCCCTTAGCTCCGCGATAAAGGCACTTGCTCCGCAACAAATGTTCTATTGCGCCGACGGCGCTTCACATCATGGTATGCGGCTGCAAAATCTCGATATCAATGCCTGA
- a CDS encoding flagellar biosynthesis protein FlgM, with product MSIERTLPAHAIMAVVNDLRHGQEITLSDTRLQMRRQDVDPNLVAQLQHAIGQGKLIMDSGRVADALLMNAWQN from the coding sequence ATGAGCATAGAACGCACATTACCCGCGCATGCCATCATGGCGGTGGTGAATGACCTGCGTCACGGTCAAGAGATAACCCTTAGCGATACCCGATTACAAATGCGTCGCCAAGATGTCGACCCCAACCTCGTCGCGCAACTTCAGCATGCGATCGGTCAAGGAAAGCTGATTATGGATTCAGGGCGCGTGGCGGATGCCCTACTGATGAATGCCTGGCAAAATTAA
- the flgA gene encoding flagellar basal body P-ring formation chaperone FlgA, with protein sequence MTRLESLLRQQRPDRSLVQKVTLITPARLLPDCPSPQLQLASYGRLSGNMSVTARCGARRYFLQIKVSARGDYWVAARGLPSGTALGSKNVARENGELAGQPRNVIFATQPVTGSLTTRAIQAGQPLTANMLRAPWKVRQGNPVAVVSRGPGFQVRHYGKAMSDAAVGDALRVRLASGQMVSGAVDNQGVVLQNALPFSSFTAPVR encoded by the coding sequence GTGACGCGGCTGGAATCACTATTACGCCAGCAGCGCCCGGATCGTTCTCTTGTGCAGAAAGTCACGCTCATCACGCCGGCGCGACTGTTGCCGGACTGCCCGTCGCCGCAATTACAATTGGCAAGCTATGGTCGTCTGAGCGGCAATATGAGCGTTACCGCCCGCTGCGGCGCGCGGCGATATTTTTTGCAAATCAAGGTTAGCGCCCGCGGCGATTATTGGGTGGCGGCCCGCGGCCTGCCCTCGGGGACCGCCCTTGGCAGCAAGAATGTCGCACGGGAAAACGGGGAGCTGGCCGGTCAGCCGCGCAATGTGATATTCGCGACGCAACCGGTGACCGGCTCGCTCACGACCCGTGCGATTCAAGCCGGTCAGCCGCTGACGGCCAATATGCTGCGCGCGCCCTGGAAAGTCCGCCAGGGCAATCCGGTGGCGGTCGTCAGCCGTGGACCTGGTTTTCAAGTTCGCCATTATGGCAAGGCCATGAGCGATGCCGCGGTCGGGGATGCGCTGCGGGTACGTCTGGCGTCAGGCCAAATGGTCAGCGGCGCGGTCGATAATCAGGGCGTGGTGTTGCAAAATGCACTCCCTTTCTCAAGTTTTACCGCGCCGGTCCGATAA